The Patescibacteria group bacterium genome segment TTCAAGAAACATATGATGTTCAGGATTATATCGAATTCGTTCATCTTCTGCATCTTCCTTGTCCGCCGTAATAGGTGTGGAGGAGGGTTTCTCACCACCGGCTTCCTTGTATTCTTCTTCGTCCTCTATTATCCGCACCTGATTTTTATCAACAACAATTTTTACCTGATAAAACTCAGTTTTACCAGTGGTAATATCAAATGAAGCCCGGATGATCTGNNNNNNNNNNGGCATCCTCAATGAAAATATGTTTCTCAGGATCGCAACATACTCGCGTATCTTCTTCCTGGGTTTTTTCGCCCGTATCTTTTTCAGGTGTTTCTTCACTCTCTGTTTTCTTGGTAGCTTTTTTGATAGAGGAACTCTCTTCCGGAGATTTTTCCAGAGTAACTTCTTCTTCTATACGCACTTTACTCTCATCAACTACTTTCATTACCTGGAAAAATTCCACATCGCCAATATCATTATTAAATACCGCTCTGATTATCTGTCCTCTTTTTCCATACTCTCTCTTGTATGCGGTCGCAAGAGCAATCTCGATTGCTTCGAGCACTTTTGCGCGTGGGATACCACGCTCTTCTTCAAGCTGATCAAGTACTGAATGAATTACTTTTAAATCAAACATGATATATTTTTAATGAATGTAATGAATATAAAAACCATCACTCTGTTAGATGCGGTTTTGTCGCTCTCGCTTTGCGGGGTTTAACAGAGTCAGAAAAATATACTTGTCTTACTCGTTATTTTTCTAAAAAAATGTGCCCGCTTGATAGCGGACATTAACATCAGTGCAATTGAGTATACATTAAACACCCTTATTGTCAAATGTAGCACTTATGTTGAGAAAAACGCTAGAGATACGCTTTTGTTTTGTTATACTATGAGTAAGAAAGAAGAAAACAATGCGTGTTGCGCTTGTCTTATAATTTTTTTTTACTGTGCGTGTTCAAGAGAAACAATTAAAAGATTTTATTCTCAATTCCGGTCTTGTTTCCAAGAAACAATTTGAAAAAGCCAAGGAAGAGGCGGAAAAGAGCAAAAAAGATATTGACGAAGTGCTTGTTAGTAGTGGCGACATAAGTGAAAATGATTTACGCCGTATGCAAGCATACATTTTGGGTATTCCGTTTGTCAGCCTCAAAGACCAAAAGATTGATTTTGAAGTACTCTCAATGATTCCTGAGCCAATAGCACGGAACAATAACATAGTCGCATATAAGAAAACCAATGAAGGGCTTGAAGTGGCAATGCTTGATACAGTAAATATTGCCGCCATTGATTTTATAAAGAAAAAGGTGGGACTCAAAATCCTACCGCGACTCACTGACACTGAGTCAATAAAAGAAGTATTACTCCAATATCAAAAGACGCTCAAGGCTGAATTTGGCGATATAATTGAAAAAGAATCTGAATCTCTTGTTACACTTCCTGATGAGAAAAAAGGAAAAGAAGCTTCTGAAAGTGATTTAAAAAAACTTGCTGAAGATCTACCTGTCGTACGTGTTGTGGACGCTCTTATCAAGCATGCGATTATTCAAAATGCTTCAGATATTCATATTGAGCCAATGGAAAACGAAGTGTTGGTCAGGTATCGTATAGACGGAATACTTCATGATGCAATGACCTTGCCCAAAAACTCAGCTGCAAGCATCATTGCCCGTATTAAGGTGCTCTCTAATCTGAAACTTGATGAAAAGCGGCTTCCGCAGGATGGTCGTTTCAAAGTTGAGGTAAATAAGGAAAAAGTGTCGTTTCGAGTTTCAATTTTACCGACATACTTTGGCGAGAAGGCAGTAATGCGCTTGCTGAAAGAAAATGTATCGGGGTTTACACTTGAGGGATTAGGTTTTCATGGAGAAACTCTTGAGCGGATCCACAAGGCAACCAAACAAAGAACCGGTATGATTCTAACCACTGGCCCGACAGGATCTGGCAAAACCACAACGCTCTACACTACGCTCGACATTTTAAATACTCCCGGAGTTAATATCTCAACGATTGAAGATCCAATTGAGTATCAGATGCCAAGAATCAATCAAACACAAGTTCGGGCGGATATTGGCTTTAGTTTTGCTCAAGGATTGCGCTCTTTGGTCAGACAAGACCCGGACATCATAATGGTTGGGGAGATTCGTGATAATGAAACAGCGGCACTTGCCATTAATGCGGCACTCACTGGGCATTTGGTATTCTCAACACTCCACACCAACTCATCGTCCGGCGCAGTACCACGACTTCTTGACATGGACGCAGAGCCGTTTTTGCTCGTGTCAACTATAAATGTCATTATTGGACAAAGACTCGTTCGTCGTTTATGTGAACAAAAAGAAGAATACTTTCTTTCTGAATCGGAAATAAATCAGCTTAAAAAAACGGTTGATCTTGACAGAATTCTCGTTGAGCTTGAAAAGGAGAATGTTGTGAAAAAAGGAACATTGTGGAGTAAAATTCACTTTTATAAAGCAAAACCTTCAAGTGAGTGTGAAGACGGATACTCTGGGCGAGTGGGCATTCACGAAGTGCTTGAAATGACTTCCACCATCAAGGAGTTAATCATGAAGGGTGCTACTGCCGAAGACATAGAGAAACAAGCAAAGAGTGAAGGAATGCTCACCATGATAGAGGATGGTATTTTCAAAGCGGTACAAGGTGTCACTACAATTGAGGAAGTGCTCAGAGTAGTATCTGAATAGGGATTTTGAAATTATGCCAACATTTAAATACATTGCAAAGCGAAAAGATGGAGAGCAGTATGAAGACACAATCGAAGCGACGGATCGTTTTAGTGTATACAACGAAGTGCGCAAGGAAGGCAATACTATTATTTCAGTGACTGAAGCCAAGGGGAGCTCTATATTTAAAGCTAAACTCTCTAGTATCAATAATATCTTCAGCACTGTAAAAACCACAGAAAAGATTTCATTTGCTAAAAATCTCTCGGCAATGATAAAGGCCGGACTCGCTCTCTCTCGTGCTCTCGACGTGATAGAGCGGCAGACACACAATAAAACATTCCAAAAAGTCGTTACCGGACTCAATAACGATATTAAAAAAGGAAAGGCTTTACACCAAGCCATGGAAGCGCATCCTAAAGTGTTCTCAAAACTTTTTGTTTCGATGACAAAAGCGGGGGAAGAGAGTGGCGGGTTGGCTGAAGCGCTTCTCACTATTGCGTCTCAAGTTGAGCGTGCGTATACATTAAGACGGAAGGTTCGCAGTGCGCTCATCTACCCAACAATTATAATAATCGCAATGGTAGGCATTGGAATACTGATGCTTATCTATGTTGTACCTACCCTTGTCGAGACATTTGAAGAACTTGGAGCGGAACTGCCCAAAAGCACACAGGCGATTATATCGATTAGCAATTTTATTACGAACAATACTGTTATCTTTCTAATATTTCTTGTGGGCACTATAGTTGCAGTATGGTTTGGTATTAGAACCAAGCGAGGAAAACGAGCTCTTGATTATACAGTGCTACACATCCCCATTATTTCTGTCATAGTAAAAGAAGTAAATGCAGCGCGCACCTCACGCGCACTCTCATCTCTACTCTCCTCAGGTGTTGATGTAATCACAGCAATTTCCATTACGAGCGAAGTTGTTCAAAATTCATATTACAAGGCAGTACTCACCTCAGCAATAGCTAGGGTGCAAAAGGGAGACCCACTCTCCGACGTGTTTAAGGAAAACGAAAATATCTACCCGATATTGGTTGGTGAGATGATGGCTGTTGGGGAAGAGACGGGCCAACTCTCGGTCATGCTTGAGGACATTGCTGAGTTTTATGAAGGGGAGGTTTCGCAGAAGACTTCAGATCTTTCCACAGTTATTGAGCCATTTCTGATGATTTTTATCGGAATTGTAGTTGGATTTTTTGCTGTTTCAATGATTGCACCAATATATTCCATTTCAGAAAGCATATAATGAACTTTTCACAACAGAGAGGCTTTACACTTATAGAGATACTGGTAGTTATAACAATTCTTGTAACGCTTTCTGCTGTTTCCGTGACTGTCTTTTCTAAATTCAGCACATCACGAGCTCTCACCGGTTCTGTACAAACTGTTTTATCGATACTCGATGATGCTCGCACACTAACTCTTGCCTCGAAAGATGGTTACCAATATGGCGTGCACTTTGAAACTACAAAAGTAGTACTGTTTAAAGGAACGGTATACTCATCATCTGATTCGGACAATGATATTACAGTACTACAAACTACCGTTGAGATTTCAAATATTACACTTACCGGCAGCGGAAGTGATGTTGTTTTTAGTAGGCTGACTGGTAAAACAGCTCAAAATGGCACAGTGAGACTTTCCTTGGTGTCGGATTCAACCAGTTCAAGTACGATTAATATACAAACTACTGGAATTGCTGAGGTTAATTAAAATATAATGAAGTGTATTTACAAAACACATGCCCGAAATAGAAACCAAGGATTTGGAATGCTGGAAGTTTTGGTGGGAACCGCAATAGTATCTCTTGCGCTCATCGGTCTTGTAACCGCGTTTAATCTGTATTTGCAGGCCGGTTTTGCAAATACCCCTAAAGTAAAAGCGGTATATCTTCTCGAAGAAGGAATAGAAGCGGTTCGATTTCTGCGTGATAATGGTTGGACTTCTAATATAACAAGTCTCACAACCGGCGCCCAGTACTATCTAGAATTTACCGGTTCCACTTGGAAATCGACCACAACACCGGAGAGCATAGATGGTGTCTACCAACGCACATTTAGACTCGATGATGCGTATAGAAAGACTTCAAATAGCGACATAATAGCGAGCACCTCTCCAGATGTCAAAGCAATTGATCCGCAAGCGCGAGAGGTTATTGTTCGCGTTTCGTGGGGTGACGGAAATGTTATCGAAATGACCACTTACATTACCAATTTATTTGAGTAAGTATGAAGATTTTTAGGCACAGTACAAATAGGGGATTCACACTTATAGAGATGCTAGTGTACATATCAATTTTAGCGGTGATGACAGTTATCATTATTACAGTTACCCTTTCACAATCTCAAGCGTACGCAGATTTCAAAGTAACACGAAATGTATATACATCGGCATCCGCTTCACTTGAGCGGATGGTTCGCGAAATTAGAGCGGCAGATAGCATAATAATAGGAAGTAGCTCACTTGATTCACATCCCGGCATATTGACGCTTCAGAAAACCGGAACCTCTGGGACTGAAACGGTTCAATTTTATCTTGAGAGCAATACACTTAAAGTACAGGAGAACAGTTCTCCAGAAGGTGCGTTGACCAGAAAAGAAGTTTCGGTCACCAATCTTGTATTCAGACAAGTTATTGCTATGTCGTCGGAAGGTGTTCATATAGAAATGACTCTGAGTAGCATTCAAGGGAACAGCTCAAAGACAGAGCAGTTTAGTACTTTTGTAATTATGAGAAATTCATATTGATTGCATGAATACGTATACTACAGATTCAAATACGCATAACAAAGCTAATTTTCAATCTGGGCAGGCAGTGCTTATCGCTGTTTTATTTTTTTTGGCAAGTAGTCTTATTATTGTGAGTGGAATATCATCTCCAGTCTTGCGTGACATTGCATCGATCAATACGATGCTCAAATCAAAACAGAGCTATTTTCTCGCAGAAGGTGGTGTTGAAGAAGCGGTGTATAGGATAAAAAAAGGAATACAAATTGATCCACTTGAGACTATTGTATACGGAGGCGGGACATCGGTTACCATTATTGCCGACATTAGTAATGATGAAAAGAGAATTACCGCCACTGGAGACATACTTTCATTTCTACGAAATGCAGAAATTGAATTGTCCACCTCAGTTGGAATTGATTTCTTCTATGGATCACAAGCCGGTGATGGCGGTATCATTATGGAGGAAAACAGCAGAATTGAAGGAGTTGGGGGGCAGCCGGGCAATATTTACTCAAATGGACCGGTTGTGGGAGGCAACGGAGCAACTATCACAGGTGACGCAACGGTGGCAACTCTGGTAACAGAGAGTAATCAGGATCGCTCGCTCGTTTGCAATCAGGACAAGGTTGCAGGACAAGCCGACCCGACAATTGATTTTGCTCAAAGCTTTAATGCTTCAGATTCAAAACCAATCGCAAAGATAAGTCTCTACATAAAAAAAGTAGGATCACCGGCAAGTAGGAGTGTGCACATAGTCGCAGATAATTTCGGATCTCCATCGTCAGTATCACTATTCGAAGGAACGCTACTTTCAAGTTTGGTAGGCGACGAGTACTCATGGATAGATGTGACCTTTCCTACTCCTGCAATACTTACCAGCGGCACTACTTACTGGATTGTGCTTGATGCGAGGAAAGATCAAAACAGATATTGGGTATGGTGCTCTGACAGCAACAATGGATATGGTGACGGTGTTGGCAAGTACAGTGCCAACTGGACAGATGGCTCATGGACAAGCATTATCGGTGACCTCACCTTTAGAGTGTTTTTCGGTGAAGGAATAAACGCAATTGACAATGTTGATGTAACCGGAACTGCAAAAGCAAATACCATTTTAAATAGTACCATTGGAGGTGATGCATATTATCAGTCTCTTATCAATACAACGGTAAGCGGCACCTCTTATCCTGGGAGCCCTGATCCATCGCCGATTAATCTTCCGATATCGCAAGCCATTATTGACCAGTGGAAAAAAGACGCCGGCTGTGGAGAGCAACCACCTGTGTCGCCATGTCTTTACAGCGGAGACTATATTGTTACCGAAGATACAACACTCGGCCCGCTCACCATTACCGGTGATTTGGATATGACGAGTGTTAAAAAGACTCTCACCATAACTGGCGTTGTGTATGTGAAAGGTAATATTGATATAAGTAATGGGTCGTCGGTCCGTTGTGACACATCGTTTGGAGATAAAAGCTGTGTGGTTCTTACAGATAGTTGGGTTCATGTCAGCAACAACGGTGTGTTCCAAGGTTCAGGACAGACAGGAAGTCATATAATGTTCTTAAGCACACTTGCATGTGATGGTTCAAGTTTCTCGCCGCCGTGTGATGAATCACATCACAATGGAGCGATAGATTTACATAACAATGCCTCTGGCGCGATATTTTATGCGTCTGATGGTTTGGTTGTCCTTCATAATGGCGTAAGTGTAACTGAGGTTACCGGATACAAAATTCAACTTAAGCAAAATGCCGTTGTTACTTATGAAGAGGGCCTTATCAACTCATCATTCTCATCTGGTCCGGGCGGTTCATGGAATATCAGCAGTTGGAAAGAGGTTGAGTAATTTTGTGCTACAATTCATTTTATGAAAAAGCGTAATGTGTTGATTGTGGCAAATTGGAAAATGAACCCACAAACGCTCTCTAAAGCTGAGAAGCTATTCTCTGATATACAAAAAACGGCAAGCAGACTGCAGAATGTACAAACGGTTATATGCCCACCCATTGCTTTTTTGGGGGAACTTTTGCATTTATATTCGGGACAGAAGATACTATTTGGCGTGCAGGATGTGTTTTGGCAGGACGAAGGTTCGTATACCGGTTATATCGGCTCTGCCATGATAAAGAATATGGGTGCAGAGTATGTAATCCTCGGACATTCTGAACGCAGAAAATTGGGGGAAGATAACGAAACAATAAACAAAAAAGTTCTCTCAGCGCTTACTGAGAAATTAAAAATCGTTCTTTGTGTTGGGGAAAAAGAGAGGGATGTACACGGAGAATATCTAACATTTCTAAGAGAAGAATTACAAAGCGCCTTTGAGAATGTTCCTATACAGATGCTCAAAAATATAGTAATAGCATACGAGCCTATTTGGACAATCGGAAGGGAGGCAGACGACGCGATGGATCCGCAAGAGGTACACGAGATGGTAATTTTTATACGAAAAACACTTGCTGAAATATACGACGCAAATACCGCTCAGCGTGTACCGGTGCTCTATGGTGGTTCTGTTGAACCTTCAAATGCATCGGTGCTTCTCGAAAGGGGTGAAATAAATGGCTTTTTAATCGGGCATGCAAGTCTTGTACCGCAAGATTTCAATGAAATTCTATCTATTGCAAGTAAAAGAAACTGATTGTGGAGCTACCAGACGTACGAAATGTAAAAGATCTTAAAGGGAAAAAAGTACTTCTTCGCACTGATTTAAATGTACTCATTTCAGATGGAAAAGTGGGAGATGATTTTCGTCTCACAAAAGCTCTTGAGACGATAACATTTTTACAAAAGGCGGGAGCAAAAATAATTCTCATATCTCACATCGGCAAAGAAGAAGATGCGCAGTCACTCAAACCAGTATACGAATGGTTCAAAAAACACATAACCCTTTTGTTTGTCGGAGCGGTAACGGGTGCTTTTGTAGAGAAAGCGGTAAAAAATTTGAAAGATGGAGACATTATTATGCTTGAAAACGTACGAACAGAGCAAGGTGAATGCATAAACGATATTTCTTTTTCAAAAAAGCTTGCGTCTGTGGCCGATATATATGTTAATGACGCGTTTTCAGCATCACATCGAAAACATGCTTCAATAGTTGGGCTTCCTCAATTTTTACCGAGTTATATAGGAGTGTTGTTCCAAAAGGAATTAAGCGAACTATCTCGTACTTTTAAGCCCGAAAGCCCATCACTTCTTATTTTGGGCGGTGCAAAAATTAAAACAAAACTCCCACTGATAAAGAAATTTCTAAACATATATGATAACGTGTTCGTCGGAGGTGTGCTTGCAAACGCTTTTTTTAAAGCTCGTGGATGGAACACTGGACTTTCAGAGACTGGAGAAGCAGATATGGGAGCAGCGGAGTTGCTCAGTAATGAGAAACTGGTACTTCCTGTTGATGTTGTTGTAAAAGAGGGCGATAATTCTGCTATAAAAAGTCCCAATTCAATAAATGACATGGAAAAAATAGTTGATGCAGGTCCGAAAACAATAGAGCAAATAAAAGACATAGTAGAGAGTGCGCGATTCATAACGTGGAACGGACCTCTTGGTGAATATGAGTATGGTTTTTCTGAACAAACCCGCGAGCTTGCAAAAGTTATTGCACATTCCAATGCTCAGACCATAGTCGGTGGAGGAGACACCATTGCCGCGATTGCAAAACTTAATCTTGGAGATAAATTTTCATTCGTTTCCACTGCTGGTGGAGCAATGCTCGTCTTTTTACTTGAGGGCACACTGGTGGGTATCGATGCTTTGAAAAAATAGTAAAAGAAAATAGACACTAAATGGACTATATTACTATACATAATTATTTCTAAATTATATACTGTATAAAAGAAGTTATAAGTATAATAAAAACTTATGAAAAAAATATTTTTATCTCTACTAATTATTTCTTTCGTATTTACTGGAACTGTGTCAGCGAATTCGATAACTCTGCCTGAGCCGGGTATATTGCCGGGACACCCATTTTACTTTTTGAAAATCTTATCAGAGGGTGTTGGTACGCTGTTTGCACTAGGTATTGCCGCGAAAGCGGATAGGTTCCTCTATTTGTCAGAGAAACGATTGGCGGAAGCCCTCGAACTTGCAGAAAGCAATATGCCAGAAGATGCCGAGAAAGCAATAAAGCGGTACCAAAAAAATATTGAAAAAGCTGAAGCAAAAGCACGAGAAGCAAGGGAAAGAGGGTTAAGTGCAGACGAAGTGTTTGAGAAGGTAAGCACTGCAATGCTACAGCATCAAGAAGTGCTTGCTATTGTGTATAAAAAAGTGCCGGATGAGGCACGCGAAGCTGTTACAAGAGCAATAAACGCCAGTATTGTAGGTCATGAAGAAGCACTCAAGGCAATTTCAGGAGAAAATGAAGATGAAGTGCGCACTCGTATAGAAGAAGAGAGAGTGGAGAAAGAGCAAACGTTTATTCAGCTGAGAAGAGAAGGAATACCTATTCCAAAGACTCCTACGAGATGGGAGGTTGAGTTTTCAATCAAAGAAGAAAACAATCGCAATCAGAGAGAAAATTTTAGACGATAAAAAACCGCACAACTTCCGCACTAGTGCGGAAGTTGTGCTTTAATTTGTTTCAAAATTTCTTTTTCTTCTCCCTCTTTGTATGGCTCACCTCTCCAGAGCTTGAGTCCATCGTTGTCATATCGGGGGATGATGTGCATGTGCGTATGGAATACTACCTGACCGGAAACAGATCCATTGTTCATATGAATATTAATTCCTTGGGCACCCATTACTTTTTCTATAACTGACGAGAGTAGCTTTGCTGTGGTAATGATGTTGCACATCACGCGTTCCGGTGTGTCATGAATATTCTGGTAATGTTCTTTGGGTACCACGAGTGTGTGTCCTTTTGTTGTGGGTAGAATATCAAGAAACGCAAACACATGCTCATTCTCATACATCCTGTCAGCCGGAATGTCTCCGGCAATTATTTTGCAAAATAAACACTCATTCATATCACAGTATATTGTATGATAAAATGATGAAAATGAAAAAGTATTCCATCAAAGAACCGATTCCGACCAAAGTCAAAGATAGTTTAAGCGCATATCCCAAACTTATGCAGGAGCTTTTGTTTCGACGTGGTATTAAAACTTCAGAGGATGCAGATGAATTTTTAAATCCCGATTACGAAAAACATATTCACGATCCATTCTTAATAAAAGACATGGACATAGCAGTCAAGAGAATTCTATCTGCAATCAGAGACAATGAAAAAATAGTCATCTACAGTGACTATGATTGTGATGGCATTCCTGGGGGTGTTATTCTACACGATTTTTTCAAAAAAATAGAACATAAACATGTCAGTAATTATATTCCCCACAGGCATGATGAAGGATATAGTCTCAATATCAATGCGATAAAAATGTTCTCGAAAGAAAATGTAAAGCTCATAATTACAGTTGATTGTGGGATTACTGATGTAAAAGAAGTTGAGGAAGCAAACAGCCTTGGGATAGATGTCATTATTACAGATCACCATCTTCCCACCAAGAAACTTCCCAAAGCCCACGCAATTTTAAATTCAAAACAGGAAGATGATAATTATCCCTATGATATGCTCTGTGGGGCAGGGGTAGCGTTTAAGTTGGTGCAGGGGCTTATTGCAAAGGGTGATTTTGGTATCACTCCCGGATGGGAGAAATGGCTTCTTGATATGGCGGGGCTTTCAACCATTGCTGACATTGTACCTCTAACGGGAGAAAATAGGGTGATTGCGTATTATGGTCTTAAAGTGTTTCGCAAATCTCCTCGTCCTGGTGTGCAGGAGTTGTGTCGAAAGGCAAAAATACGTTTACATAACATTACCGAAGACGATATAGGTTTTATGGTTGCTCCACGCATCAATGCAGCATCACGCATGGGCAAACCTATGGAGGCATTTTATCTTTTATCAACCGATGACCGGGAAGTTGCGATGAATTTAAGTGAATATCTAAATAAACTAAATGACGAACGAAAAGGAATAGTCGCTTCAATAGTAAAAGAAATACGGAAGAGAATTTCAAAAAGAGCCGATATAAAAAAAGTTATTGTTATTGGGGATTTAAAATGGAAGCCTGCGTTGCTTGGGCTTGTTGCGCATATACTTATGGAGGAATATGGGAGACCCATATGCATTTGGGGGAAAGAAAGCGATGAAATAATCAAAGGCTCATGTCGTTCTACAGGGGATGTAAATCTTGTAGACATGATGGCTCATCAAAGCGATTTCTTTTTGGATTATGGCGGGCATCCGTTTTCCAGTGGTTTTTCAGTCTCACGAAAAAATGCTCACAAACTTGAAGAAGTGCTTATAGCTTCGTATCTTGAAACAAAAATAGATACAACTCAGACAAATGAACTTATGATTGATAAGCAAATGTCTCTTGAGGATGTGTCGTGGCAGACGTACAGTATCATTGAAAAACTGGCACCGTTTGGATTAGGCAATCCAAAACCGATTTTCCTGTTTAAAAATATTTATATTGAAAATACAAAGCAATTTGGAAAAGAAAAAAATCATATGCAAATTGACTTTTTAAAAGACAATGGAAAGAAAGTTTCGGCTATAGGTTTTTTTACTAAACCAGAGCAGTTTAAGAAGGATATATCTGAAGGAAAAACAATAGATCTCGTTGCCACAATGGAGAAATCAATGTTTAGAAATTTTCCCGAATTGCGCTTGCGAATTGTAGATATACTATAGGTTGCATACGATAGACAATGAAGTAAAGAAGCAGTGGAGTAAAAAGGCAAATGGTGTATTTCGTAGGCATATTTCATACATAATGCTCTCATGCTCTGTATGCTTCCAATACTTTGTATGCCTCGATACATTCTCATATTCTTGAGAATATGAGAATGTATCATTAAATTAAACAAGGCAAGGTGTTGGGATATTTGCTGAGAGTTGACAGACAACAGCTTTAATTTTAGTATCTGCTCAGCTAAAGTTATTTCATTCAATCAAATATTGGAGGTTTAAGATGGAAAGATTATTTTATTTCTACTCTCTCGCCCTTGTCGTGGTGGTAATGTGCGGAATGTTTTTCATTGAGATCGGGATGGGTGTAAAACTAGAGGGGTACAAAATAGTAACGGTAACTACAATCGTGACGGTGTTTATAGCCATCGTTGTGACCGTTATCTCACACGCGCTTACATTTGACTCCTCAAATCACGATGGTGACTCATCTTTTCTAAAAATGATACTTTTCATGCCCATAGCTCCAATTACCATATACTTTTCTTTTTCCACGTACTTTGTTGGTGGCCACCCTCATCATGGAATCAGTATTGCGCTATTTGGAGTTGTAGTGCTTATTATTCTTGGTCGTATTAATAAAAAATGGCCCTTCCTATTAAACAAACGAATCAAATCGTTGGTTTAAGAAATTATCTTCAAGCCCCAACCGAAAAAGGTGGGGCTTTATTTTTATGTTACTATTTTGAAATGAAGAGTATAACTATTTTTACAGACGGTGGAGCAAGAGGCAATCCTGGTCCGGCTGGTGCTGGTGCTCTGATAATTGGTGAAAATAACAAAGTTCTCAAGAAGGTTTCAAAGTTTCTCGGAGAGAGGACAAACAACTGGGCGGAGTATGAAGCGGTTATTCTAGGATTACAGGAGCTCAAAAAATTAATCCCTGAAAAAGAGCGAAAAAATACCTCAGTTGAAATTAAACTCGACAGCGAACTTATTGTCAG includes the following:
- a CDS encoding ribonuclease HI family protein; its protein translation is MKSITIFTDGGARGNPGPAGAGALIIGENNKVLKKVSKFLGERTNNWAEYEAVILGLQELKKLIPEKERKNTSVEIKLDSELIVRQLSGLYQIKETTLFPQYIAVHNMRVKDSQT
- the recJ gene encoding single-stranded-DNA-specific exonuclease RecJ, with amino-acid sequence MKKYSIKEPIPTKVKDSLSAYPKLMQELLFRRGIKTSEDADEFLNPDYEKHIHDPFLIKDMDIAVKRILSAIRDNEKIVIYSDYDCDGIPGGVILHDFFKKIEHKHVSNYIPHRHDEGYSLNINAIKMFSKENVKLIITVDCGITDVKEVEEANSLGIDVIITDHHLPTKKLPKAHAILNSKQEDDNYPYDMLCGAGVAFKLVQGLIAKGDFGITPGWEKWLLDMAGLSTIADIVPLTGENRVIAYYGLKVFRKSPRPGVQELCRKAKIRLHNITEDDIGFMVAPRINAASRMGKPMEAFYLLSTDDREVAMNLSEYLNKLNDERKGIVASIVKEIRKRISKRADIKKVIVIGDLKWKPALLGLVAHILMEEYGRPICIWGKESDEIIKGSCRSTGDVNLVDMMAHQSDFFLDYGGHPFSSGFSVSRKNAHKLEEVLIASYLETKIDTTQTNELMIDKQMSLEDVSWQTYSIIEKLAPFGLGNPKPIFLFKNIYIENTKQFGKEKNHMQIDFLKDNGKKVSAIGFFTKPEQFKKDISEGKTIDLVATMEKSMFRNFPELRLRIVDIL